A genomic stretch from Pyxidicoccus xibeiensis includes:
- a CDS encoding glycosyltransferase family 4 protein, whose protein sequence is MRVLLVGDYPPPYGGVAIHVQQLHGYLRGCGVESTVLDIGKGGRPAPDVLPMRSPARFALQLAGFVSSGWTVHVHTSGNNPKSWVLAGMVGGLPGSRSARVITLHSGLLPDYLAASAARRNFARVALAGYACVVAVSGAVKDAVVGCGVPEDKVVVLPAFCASQVRPGTVPAVVEAARTRRKPLLSMAHHPSPVYGRKLMFRALKLLAQEQPDVGLALFGPGTDSEEFLRDVRELGVAGQLEVLGELEHPAALGLIARSDAFIRPTTHDGDSISVREALALGVPCVASDVCKRPEGTRVFEAGNAEDLARGVREAVAAGPAYVPSVDVGPELLELYAEASGEIPFKQSEDEVFDMGETRHAAQ, encoded by the coding sequence ATGCGAGTGCTCCTCGTCGGGGACTACCCGCCACCGTACGGTGGCGTGGCCATCCACGTACAACAGCTACACGGTTACCTGCGCGGTTGCGGGGTCGAATCCACGGTGCTGGACATTGGAAAGGGCGGCCGGCCGGCTCCGGACGTCCTTCCGATGCGAAGTCCCGCGCGCTTCGCCCTCCAGCTGGCGGGGTTCGTTTCCTCGGGGTGGACGGTGCACGTCCACACCAGCGGCAACAACCCGAAGTCCTGGGTGCTGGCGGGAATGGTGGGCGGGCTGCCCGGCTCACGCTCCGCCCGCGTCATCACCCTGCACTCGGGGCTGTTGCCGGACTACCTGGCGGCCTCCGCGGCCCGGCGCAACTTCGCTCGCGTGGCGCTGGCGGGCTACGCGTGCGTGGTCGCCGTGTCCGGGGCGGTGAAGGACGCGGTGGTCGGGTGCGGCGTGCCCGAGGACAAGGTGGTCGTCCTCCCGGCCTTCTGCGCCTCGCAGGTGCGGCCGGGGACGGTGCCCGCGGTGGTGGAGGCGGCGCGTACGCGGCGCAAGCCGCTGCTGTCCATGGCGCACCACCCTTCGCCCGTGTACGGGCGCAAGCTGATGTTCCGCGCGCTGAAGCTGCTGGCGCAGGAGCAGCCGGACGTGGGGCTCGCCCTCTTCGGCCCGGGGACGGACTCGGAGGAGTTCCTCCGCGACGTCCGCGAGCTGGGCGTGGCGGGGCAGCTGGAAGTGCTGGGCGAGCTGGAGCACCCGGCGGCGCTGGGGCTCATCGCCCGCAGTGACGCGTTCATCCGGCCCACCACGCATGACGGGGACTCCATCTCCGTGCGCGAGGCGCTGGCGCTGGGCGTGCCCTGCGTGGCCAGCGACGTGTGCAAGCGCCCCGAGGGGACGCGGGTGTTCGAGGCTGGCAACGCCGAGGACCTGGCGCGCGGCGTGCGTGAGGCGGTGGCCGCGGGGCCCGCCTACGTCCCGTCGGTGGACGTGGGGCCGGAGCTGCTCGAGCTGTACGCGGAAGCGTCCGGAGAGATTCCTTTCAAGCAATCCGAAGACGAAGTCTTCGACATGGGAGAGACGAGACATGCGGCGCAGTGA
- a CDS encoding DUF4129 domain-containing protein, translated as MPSLSLLMLLAAVPCAEREATTRLLEETARSQPSELPTLVSGVAMRMGGMPLPPEEEGASAPERARQVTGFLERACALEEADRASAVAAPASEPERLKAILDRPEFARARQRHGDLLKRLMREVEAWLEGLFESREAQEFAVATRAVMLGLGLAVILWAVLKLVAMRGRKVTAPEALPAAAAPLVLDSPGEHLRRARAALTGDAREAIREGLLGLLSALEQRRLARPDRVKTNRELAAELPARGAPAPVVSEVERLVGWYDRAFYSLAPVPTEEAARFVTAVEHLNGTLSAEGAR; from the coding sequence GTGCCGAGCCTGTCCCTGCTGATGCTGCTGGCCGCCGTGCCCTGCGCCGAGCGCGAGGCCACCACGCGGCTGTTGGAGGAGACGGCGAGGAGCCAGCCCTCGGAGCTCCCGACGCTGGTGAGCGGCGTGGCCATGCGCATGGGCGGCATGCCGCTCCCTCCCGAGGAGGAGGGCGCTTCGGCTCCCGAGCGCGCGCGGCAGGTGACAGGCTTCCTGGAGCGGGCCTGTGCGCTGGAGGAGGCGGACCGGGCCTCGGCGGTGGCGGCGCCCGCCAGTGAGCCGGAGCGCCTGAAGGCCATCCTCGACCGGCCGGAGTTCGCCCGGGCCCGCCAGCGGCACGGAGATCTGCTGAAGCGGCTGATGCGCGAGGTGGAGGCGTGGCTGGAGGGCCTCTTCGAGTCCCGGGAGGCCCAGGAGTTCGCGGTCGCCACCCGCGCGGTGATGCTGGGACTGGGGCTGGCGGTCATCCTGTGGGCCGTGCTGAAGCTCGTTGCGATGCGCGGACGGAAGGTCACCGCACCCGAAGCGCTGCCGGCCGCCGCTGCGCCCCTGGTGCTGGACTCGCCCGGGGAGCACCTGCGACGGGCGCGGGCCGCGCTGACGGGCGACGCGCGCGAGGCGATTCGCGAGGGACTGCTGGGCCTGCTGTCCGCGCTGGAGCAGCGGCGGCTGGCGCGGCCCGACCGCGTGAAGACCAACCGCGAGCTGGCGGCGGAGCTGCCGGCCCGGGGCGCTCCCGCGCCGGTGGTGAGCGAGGTGGAGCGGCTGGTGGGTTGGTACGACCGGGCCTTCTATTCGCTGGCGCCCGTGCCGACGGAAGAGGCGGCGCGCTTCGTGACGGCGGTGGAGCACCTGAACGGGACACTGTCGGCGGAGGGCGCACGATGA
- the exoM gene encoding spore coat polysaccharide flippase ExoM, protein MSGSPTPAKPEGSFLGRAGPLVLARLFTAGLTLSIPLVLARVLHLDEYGTYYQLFLIATTLYYVLPFGVVQSLYYFLPRAEAKRPFLGQTLLFMSAAGLVGAAGVWGLLGYVAGWFSNPALMEYRLPLAAYTAFLLGSFPLEVSLTAQGRTRASAGVYLVSDAVRAAVMVVPPLLGASLYGMMVAVAAFAALRYAATWAVSLRGLTGPLASRALFKEQLAYAAPFGAAMLLAIPQQNAHLYAVAGAVAPALYALYRVGCFQLPVVDLLYTPTSEVLMVRLGELEREGRLEEGVNAFKEAAGKLAFVFLPFAAFLFAAAPEFISAMFGEKFLAAVPVFRISVLGVVLSILPMDGTLRARGQTRAIFASYAVKAAVTVPLVWLGVKHLGLMGGIGSWAVAELVGKAMLLTRVPAALSTPRLSLGIMDVIPWRELGKASLAAVAAAAGVFLLRAGAHGAWGHLPEGFLWRVLPLAVAGVLFATGYLVALYATGVRPLSVLAGLKPRRG, encoded by the coding sequence GTGAGCGGCAGTCCCACGCCAGCGAAGCCCGAGGGTTCGTTCCTCGGGCGCGCTGGCCCCCTGGTGTTGGCCCGGCTGTTCACCGCCGGGCTGACGCTGTCCATTCCGCTCGTGCTCGCCCGGGTGCTGCACCTGGACGAGTACGGCACGTACTACCAGCTGTTCCTCATCGCCACGACGCTCTACTACGTGCTGCCGTTCGGCGTGGTGCAGAGCCTCTACTACTTCCTGCCCCGCGCGGAGGCGAAGCGGCCCTTCCTGGGGCAGACGCTGCTCTTCATGTCCGCCGCGGGCCTGGTGGGCGCGGCGGGGGTGTGGGGGCTTTTGGGGTACGTGGCGGGGTGGTTCTCCAACCCGGCGCTGATGGAGTACCGGCTGCCGCTGGCGGCCTACACCGCGTTCCTGCTGGGCAGCTTCCCGCTGGAGGTGTCGCTCACCGCGCAGGGGCGCACGCGCGCGTCCGCGGGCGTGTATCTGGTTTCGGACGCCGTGCGCGCGGCGGTGATGGTGGTGCCGCCGCTGCTGGGCGCGTCCCTGTACGGGATGATGGTGGCGGTGGCGGCCTTCGCGGCGCTGCGCTACGCGGCCACCTGGGCGGTGTCGCTGCGCGGGCTCACCGGGCCATTGGCGAGCCGGGCCCTCTTCAAGGAGCAGCTGGCGTACGCGGCGCCCTTCGGCGCGGCCATGCTGCTGGCCATTCCTCAACAGAACGCGCACCTGTACGCGGTGGCCGGCGCGGTGGCGCCCGCGCTGTACGCGCTCTACCGGGTGGGCTGCTTCCAGCTTCCCGTGGTGGACCTGCTCTACACGCCCACCAGCGAGGTGCTGATGGTGCGGCTGGGCGAGCTGGAGCGGGAGGGGCGCCTGGAGGAGGGCGTGAACGCCTTCAAGGAGGCGGCGGGGAAGCTGGCCTTCGTCTTCCTGCCCTTCGCCGCGTTCCTCTTCGCGGCGGCGCCGGAGTTCATCTCGGCGATGTTCGGCGAGAAGTTCCTGGCCGCCGTGCCCGTCTTCCGCATCAGCGTGCTGGGCGTGGTGCTGTCCATCCTCCCCATGGATGGGACGCTGCGGGCCCGGGGGCAGACGCGCGCCATCTTCGCCTCGTACGCGGTGAAGGCGGCGGTGACGGTGCCGCTGGTGTGGCTGGGCGTGAAGCACCTGGGGCTGATGGGCGGTATCGGCTCGTGGGCGGTGGCGGAGCTGGTGGGCAAGGCGATGCTGCTCACGCGCGTTCCCGCGGCACTGTCCACGCCCCGACTGTCGCTGGGCATCATGGACGTCATTCCATGGAGGGAGCTGGGCAAGGCGTCGCTGGCGGCGGTGGCGGCGGCGGCGGGCGTCTTCCTGCTGAGGGCGGGCGCGCACGGGGCCTGGGGCCACCTGCCGGAGGGCTTCCTCTGGCGCGTGCTGCCGCTGGCGGTGGCCGGCGTGCTGTTCGCCACGGGCTACCTGGTGGCGCTGTATGCCACGGGGGTGCGGCCGCTCAGCGTGCTCGCGGGGCTGAAGCCTCGCCGGGGTTAG
- a CDS encoding serine O-acetyltransferase → MGVDAMTFYRLARGLKKRGVPLLPAILRKAIYYLHSSYIPEDADIGEGTQLGYGGIGVVIHKAAKVGRNCLISQQVTIGGRSGLEGAPVIGDYVRIGAGAKVLGNIKIGDFAVIGANAVVLKDVAPGTVVAGVPAKVIRQDPDPLTTYQREMGLLPQRAPLSAVPPAASMRQ, encoded by the coding sequence ATGGGTGTCGACGCGATGACGTTCTACCGGCTCGCGCGCGGGCTGAAGAAGCGGGGAGTTCCCCTGCTGCCGGCCATTCTGCGCAAGGCCATCTACTATCTGCACAGCTCGTACATCCCCGAGGATGCGGACATCGGGGAGGGGACGCAGCTCGGCTATGGCGGCATCGGCGTGGTCATCCACAAGGCCGCGAAGGTGGGGCGCAACTGCCTCATCTCGCAGCAGGTGACCATCGGCGGCCGCTCGGGCCTCGAGGGCGCGCCCGTCATCGGTGACTACGTGCGCATCGGCGCGGGGGCGAAGGTCCTCGGCAACATCAAGATTGGCGACTTCGCCGTCATCGGTGCCAACGCGGTGGTCCTGAAGGACGTGGCCCCGGGCACGGTGGTGGCCGGCGTCCCGGCCAAGGTCATCCGGCAGGACCCGGACCCGCTCACCACGTACCAGCGGGAGATGGGGCTGCTGCCCCAGCGCGCGCCGCTGTCGGCCGTGCCTCCCGCGGCTTCCATGCGGCAGTAG
- a CDS encoding thiamine phosphate synthase — translation MGSSTTSLPRLVVITDWRLPPGRLLGALARALQAGPEVAVQHRHPEATGRRFLEEARQLAALCAEHGNPLFVNGRLDVALLVGAHLHLPAHGPTPRDVRPHLPPERLVSVAVHDVGEARAASGADLALVSPVFAPGSKPGDTRATLGPEGFQALAAVLPCPALALGGITPERAGAVRGAAGFAVISAVLEAEDPAEAARTLLAACPARAMLRVP, via the coding sequence ATGGGCTCGTCCACCACTAGCCTTCCCCGCCTGGTCGTCATCACCGACTGGCGCCTGCCCCCCGGGCGCCTGCTGGGGGCGCTCGCCCGGGCCCTGCAGGCGGGCCCCGAGGTGGCCGTGCAGCACCGTCACCCCGAAGCCACCGGGCGTCGCTTCCTGGAGGAAGCCCGCCAGCTCGCGGCGCTCTGCGCGGAGCACGGCAATCCACTGTTCGTCAACGGCCGCCTGGACGTGGCCCTGCTGGTGGGTGCGCACCTGCACCTGCCCGCCCACGGCCCCACGCCCCGGGACGTGCGCCCCCACCTGCCCCCGGAGCGGCTCGTCAGCGTGGCCGTGCACGACGTCGGCGAGGCGCGGGCGGCCAGCGGAGCGGACCTGGCGCTGGTGAGCCCGGTCTTCGCGCCCGGCTCCAAGCCCGGGGACACGCGCGCGACGCTGGGCCCCGAAGGCTTCCAGGCCCTGGCGGCGGTGCTGCCCTGCCCCGCGCTGGCGCTCGGCGGCATCACCCCCGAGCGGGCAGGTGCGGTGCGTGGCGCGGCCGGCTTCGCCGTCATCTCCGCGGTGCTGGAGGCGGAGGATCCGGCGGAGGCGGCGCGGACCCTGCTGGCCGCATGCCCGGCGCGGGCTATGCTGCGCGTCCCGTGA
- the exoP gene encoding spore coat polysaccharide biosynthesis glycosyltransferase ExoP, giving the protein MRRSDDMDLARRSLRGRDLVVFSNDWDGDPLSKVHIMRILARENRILWVNSIGNRAPRVNAHDAKRIFAKLEKFTEGIKEVEPNLFVLSPLAIPFYGSEVVRTANRHLLRLQVLRAMRQLKFKKPISWSFLPASAPVSGTLGEEFVVYHCVDEFSAFSDTNGKHIAELEERLLRRADLVITSAERLRENKSKVNPRTVLVRHGTDFTHFVKACDPATPIPADIAKLPKPIIGFFGLVAEWVDQEAIIATARAHPEGSVVIIGKTTPDCDDSALRKEPNIHMLGRKPYADLPGYSKAFDVALMPFKVNELTLNANPLKVREYLASGLPVVSSDLPEVRKVGLCKIASSTEDFVRKVDECLAEGPGPSRERADKIFTESWDARVEEIRHHVGAALVADGKPL; this is encoded by the coding sequence ATGCGGCGCAGTGATGACATGGACCTGGCGCGCCGGTCGCTGCGCGGGCGCGACCTGGTGGTGTTCTCCAACGACTGGGACGGCGACCCGCTGTCCAAGGTCCACATCATGCGGATCCTCGCTCGGGAGAACCGCATCCTCTGGGTCAACAGCATCGGCAACCGCGCGCCGCGCGTGAATGCGCACGACGCGAAGCGCATCTTCGCCAAGCTGGAGAAGTTCACCGAGGGCATCAAGGAGGTGGAGCCCAACCTCTTCGTGCTGTCGCCGCTGGCGATTCCGTTCTACGGCTCGGAGGTGGTGCGCACGGCGAACCGGCACCTGCTGCGGCTCCAGGTCCTGCGGGCCATGCGGCAGCTGAAGTTCAAGAAGCCCATCTCCTGGAGCTTCCTGCCGGCGTCCGCGCCGGTGTCCGGCACGCTGGGCGAGGAGTTCGTCGTCTACCACTGCGTGGACGAGTTCTCCGCCTTCAGCGACACCAACGGCAAGCACATCGCGGAGCTGGAGGAGCGGCTCTTGCGCCGCGCGGACCTGGTCATCACCTCCGCGGAGCGGCTGCGGGAGAACAAGTCGAAGGTGAACCCGCGCACGGTGCTGGTGCGGCACGGCACGGACTTCACGCACTTCGTGAAGGCGTGTGACCCGGCCACGCCCATCCCCGCGGACATCGCGAAGCTGCCCAAGCCCATCATCGGCTTCTTCGGCCTGGTGGCCGAGTGGGTGGACCAGGAGGCCATCATCGCCACGGCCCGCGCCCATCCGGAGGGCTCGGTGGTCATCATCGGCAAGACGACGCCGGACTGCGACGACTCGGCGCTGCGCAAGGAGCCCAACATCCACATGCTGGGCCGCAAGCCGTACGCGGACCTGCCCGGCTACAGCAAGGCCTTCGACGTGGCGCTGATGCCCTTCAAGGTCAACGAGCTGACGCTGAACGCCAACCCGCTCAAGGTGCGCGAGTACCTGGCGTCCGGTCTTCCGGTGGTGTCGTCGGACCTGCCGGAGGTCCGCAAGGTGGGCCTGTGCAAGATTGCCTCGTCCACCGAGGACTTCGTGCGCAAGGTGGATGAGTGCCTGGCGGAAGGGCCCGGCCCCAGCCGCGAGCGCGCGGACAAGATCTTCACCGAGAGCTGGGATGCGCGGGTCGAGGAGATCCGCCACCACGTGGGGGCCGCGCTCGTCGCGGACGGCAAGCCGCTCTAG
- the thiS gene encoding sulfur carrier protein ThiS: MQVWVNGETREVPEGVTLSALLESLQVGGPGVAVEVNAEVVRRARHPEHHLQPGDRVEIVTFVGGG, translated from the coding sequence GTGCAGGTCTGGGTCAACGGAGAGACGCGCGAGGTGCCAGAGGGCGTCACCCTCTCGGCGCTGCTGGAGTCGCTTCAGGTGGGCGGTCCCGGCGTGGCCGTGGAAGTGAATGCGGAGGTGGTGCGCCGCGCGCGCCACCCCGAGCACCACCTCCAGCCCGGGGACCGCGTGGAGATCGTCACCTTCGTCGGTGGCGGCTAG
- a CDS encoding thiazole synthase produces MSIQDKPFTLAGVTFSSRLILGTGKYPSHEVMKRCHEASGTEMITVAVRRLDLKATGEASLMSWIDRNRLRLLPNTALCYTADDAVRTCRLAEELGMSKWVKLEVLGDEKTLYPDVEETVKAARILVKEGFTVLPYTSDDPITARKLEDAGCAAVMPLAAPIGSGLGIRNPHNIRLILETVKVPVIVDAGVGTASDAAIAMELGVDAILMNTAIAGARDPVRMAVAMKKAVEAGRDAYLAGRIPRKAYGSASSPIDGLVHH; encoded by the coding sequence ATGAGCATCCAGGACAAGCCCTTCACCCTCGCGGGGGTGACCTTCAGCTCGCGCCTCATCCTCGGCACGGGAAAGTACCCCAGCCACGAAGTCATGAAGCGCTGCCACGAGGCGTCCGGCACGGAGATGATCACCGTGGCCGTGCGGCGCCTGGACCTGAAGGCCACGGGCGAGGCGTCGCTGATGAGCTGGATTGACCGCAACCGCCTGCGCCTGCTGCCCAACACCGCGCTCTGCTACACGGCGGACGACGCGGTGCGCACCTGCCGGCTCGCCGAGGAGCTGGGCATGAGCAAGTGGGTGAAGCTCGAGGTGCTCGGCGACGAGAAGACGCTCTATCCGGACGTCGAGGAGACGGTGAAGGCGGCGCGCATCCTGGTGAAGGAGGGCTTCACCGTGCTGCCGTACACCAGTGATGACCCCATCACCGCGCGCAAGCTGGAGGACGCGGGCTGCGCGGCGGTGATGCCGCTGGCGGCGCCCATCGGCAGCGGCCTGGGCATCCGCAACCCGCACAACATCCGCCTCATCCTGGAGACGGTGAAGGTGCCCGTCATCGTGGACGCGGGCGTGGGCACGGCGTCGGACGCGGCCATCGCCATGGAGCTGGGCGTGGACGCCATCCTGATGAACACGGCCATCGCCGGCGCCCGGGACCCGGTGCGCATGGCGGTGGCCATGAAGAAGGCCGTGGAGGCGGGCCGCGACGCGTACCTCGCCGGCCGCATCCCCCGGAAGGCGTACGGCTCCGCGTCCAGCCCCATCGATGGGCTCGTCCACCACTAG
- a CDS encoding DUF4350 domain-containing protein, with protein sequence MKNHRLTAAFGVLIALALAVGLSTREEGPESLVPTIANTGAQGARALYLYLREGGRTVESHAESLESLPTTARTVVLAAPQGRAVTQEEVLALDRFVQQGGTLVYLSSRELGKHQAALEDWLRLETGPLMPGSSRGLGSNLADAGGTTADVWLAVGPLRHLSALRVSQDRGLRMGHEDAMPLAGLGGAAAVWRWPLGKGEVYVLAGADLVENRRLELLDNLRFWDALAARGPLLFDEYHHQLAPPPPLSRGIWVFVAQVLAVGLLYVVARGTRFGAPRPLSIERHRSALEYVRSMGWLMRRAKVERELLPELDRALRQQMQERLGIPIGLSDADAARLMERGGNDYLEAKADLTRTHAQAAIPPADYARVARRYAHLERMVTGREA encoded by the coding sequence GTGAAGAACCACCGGCTCACCGCGGCCTTCGGAGTGCTCATCGCCCTGGCGCTGGCAGTGGGCCTGTCCACGCGCGAGGAGGGACCGGAGTCCCTGGTGCCCACCATCGCGAACACCGGCGCCCAGGGCGCCCGCGCGCTCTACCTGTACCTGCGCGAGGGTGGGCGCACGGTGGAGTCCCATGCCGAGTCCCTGGAGTCGCTCCCCACCACCGCCCGCACCGTGGTCCTCGCCGCGCCGCAGGGCCGGGCTGTAACCCAGGAGGAAGTGCTGGCGCTGGACCGCTTCGTCCAGCAGGGCGGCACCCTGGTCTACCTGTCCTCGCGCGAGCTCGGAAAGCACCAGGCCGCGCTGGAGGACTGGCTGCGGCTGGAGACGGGGCCGCTGATGCCCGGGAGCAGTCGCGGCCTGGGCTCGAACCTGGCGGACGCTGGCGGCACCACGGCGGACGTGTGGCTGGCCGTGGGGCCGCTGCGGCACCTGTCCGCCCTGCGCGTGTCCCAGGACCGGGGGCTGCGCATGGGCCACGAAGACGCCATGCCCCTGGCCGGCCTCGGCGGCGCGGCGGCGGTGTGGCGCTGGCCGCTCGGCAAGGGCGAGGTCTACGTGCTCGCGGGCGCGGACCTGGTGGAGAACCGCCGCCTCGAGCTGCTCGACAACCTGCGCTTCTGGGACGCCCTGGCCGCGCGCGGCCCGCTCCTCTTCGACGAGTACCACCACCAGCTCGCGCCGCCCCCGCCCCTCTCCCGGGGCATCTGGGTGTTCGTGGCGCAGGTGCTGGCCGTCGGGCTGCTCTACGTCGTGGCCCGGGGCACGCGCTTCGGCGCGCCCCGGCCGCTGAGCATCGAGCGGCACCGCTCCGCGCTGGAGTACGTGCGCAGCATGGGCTGGCTGATGCGCCGCGCGAAGGTGGAGCGCGAGCTGCTGCCCGAGCTGGACCGCGCCCTGCGCCAGCAGATGCAGGAGCGGCTGGGCATCCCCATCGGCCTTTCCGACGCGGATGCCGCCCGCCTCATGGAGCGCGGCGGCAACGACTACCTGGAAGCCAAGGCGGACCTCACGCGGACGCACGCGCAGGCGGCCATTCCTCCGGCCGACTACGCGCGCGTGGCCCGCCGCTACGCGCACCTGGAGCGCATGGTGACGGGCCGTGAGGCCTGA